In Haematobia irritans isolate KBUSLIRL chromosome 1, ASM5000362v1, whole genome shotgun sequence, a genomic segment contains:
- the MtnF gene encoding metallothionein F, which produces MPCKGCEKDCKCTTSKCDERCKCAKGNKCNCMSDGNEKDNAAAGSGETCCSKQTKSD; this is translated from the exons atgccttGCAAGGGATGCGAAAAAG ATTGTAAATGTACAACATCCAAATGCGATGAACGTTGTAAGTGTGCCAAAGGTAATAAATGTAATTGTATGTCAGATGGCAATGAAAAGGATAATGCGGCTGCCGGCTCTGGAGAAACTTGTTGTAGCAAACAGACCAAAAGTGATTAa